The Pseudomonas benzenivorans region TGTCGTCCGGCGAGTGGGCGAAGCCGGTCACCGGCAGGCCGATGCCCTTGCGCGACAGCAGCTGCAGCGAGCGCAGCTTGTCCCGCGAGCGGGTGATGGCCACGGACTCGTTGAGGGGGAACACCCCCATCATCTCGAACTGGCGCAGCACCGCGCAGCCGTAGAAGGTGACCGAGGCGCCGATACGCGGGATCACCGCGTCGAAGCCCTCCAGCGGCTGGCCGCGGTAGTGGATCTGCGGCTTGTGGCTGGCGATGTTCATATAGGCGCGCAGGGTGTCGATCACCTGCATTTCGTGGCCCCGTTGCTCGCCCGCTTCGAGCAGGCGGCGAGTGGAATACAGGCGCGGGTTGCGCGACAGGATGGCGATTTTCATGGGGCACCAGGTAGGTCGAGGAGCGAGGGTTTGTCTTGCACATAGGTCAGCGCCGGGTTGACCACCAGCTGGCCGTCGACCAGGGCCTTGGACCCCAGCAGTACCCGGTAGCGCATGGTCTTGCGGCAGGTCAGAGTGAATTCCACCGGCCAGCTGCGGTCGCCGAGGATCAGGCTGGTGCGGATCGTGTAGCGGCTCTGCACATGGCCGGTGGAACTCTTGATGCGCTTGACCGCTACCAGCGGCGCCTCGCAGCGATGGCGCCTTTGCACCAGGGTGCCGATGTGCGCGGTGAAGCGCACCCAGTCGGCACCGTCGCGTTCGAACGGCTGGATGTCGCTGGCATGCAGGCAGGAGGTGCTGGCGCCGGTGTCGATCTTCGCACGCAGGCCGACCATGCCCAGATCCGGTAGGTTGATCCATTCGCGCAGGCCGATCACGCTGAGTTGGTCGAAGGTCTTCACGCGGGACGGTTTCCATTGGGCCTTGCTGACCGATAGTTCTGGGATTCTAGTTGTGCATCGGGGCCAGCGCATCAGGCAGAATCGCCGGGCAGCGGCATTTTTGATCGAGAGAGCGATGAGCGAGAAAGACGACGGCAAGGTCCGCCTGGACAAGTGGCTGTGGGCGGCGCGTTTCTACAAGACCCGTGCCCTGGCCAAGGCGGCGATCGAGGGCGGCAAGGTGCATTGCCGGGGCGAGCGCTGCAAACCGAGCAAGGAGCCGAAGGTCGGCGACGAGCTGGTGATCCGCGCCGGCTTCGACGAGCGCACGGTGGTGATCCAGGCGCTGTCGGCGGTACGCCGGGGCGCGCCCCAGGCCCAGGAACTGTACCGCGAGACTGCCGAGAGCATCGTCCGCCGCGAGCAGGCCGCGGCACAGCGCAAGGCCGGCGCCCTGGGCGTGCAGACCGACGGCCGGCCGACTAAGAAGCAGCGCCGCCAGCTGCAGCAGTTCCACGGCGGCCAGGGGGACTGAGGCGCCGGGCTCAGCTCGGGGAGATCACCCGCAGCCGGTTGATCAGCGGCAGGCGCTGCAAGGGCGCCCACAGCGGCCGGCAGAGCCGGGCCAGGCCGTTGGCGATATGCCCGGCCAGCGGCGTGCAGTAGCCCCAGGCGAAGGCGAGCAGGGCGATGAACACTCCACCGACCGTCACGTCCACCAGCCAATGGGCGCCGGCCACCAGCCGCGGCAGCACGAACAGCAGGGCCAGGCCGAGATTCAGCGCCAGTTTCCAGCCACGGCTGAACAGCCCCATGAACAGTGCCCAGAGCAGCAGTACCGAGGCGTGGTCGCCGGGGAAGCTGCGGCTGGAGCGGTCCTTGAGCTCGAACAGGCGCTCCAGCTCGGGGAAGGCGGCGCTCAGGTGATAGGTGCCCGGCACCAGGGTCGAGGGGCTGGCGTGCTGCCAGTCGAGGATGCCGACCAGCTTGTTGAACAGCACGCGGATCACCAGCAGCGTCAGCAGCAGGCCGAGGAAGGTGAACAGCGCCGGGCGCAGCTCGCTCACGCGGAACACCCAGCGCGAGTGCAGCATCAGACCGAGCATCAGCACGCCGACCAGGGCATCGCTCAGGCGCGTGCTGGTCACGGCCCAGAAGCCGTCCCACAGCGGGTTGTGGCCCAGCGAGCCGTTGAGGCACTGGAACAGCCACAGGCCGGCGCCGTCCCACAGCGCGCGGCTGGGCGGCAGCAGCCAGCTGGCCAGCACGACGGCGGCCAGCAGGTTGAGGCCGAGCAGGGCCGGCCATCGCCAAGCGGCTTGGATGCGGATGTCTTTATCCATAGAATGTCGCTCCTCTTAACCTTCCCTGATGAAAATTGCGACGCGCTTTATAGAGATGTTGCGGCGCTTTGTCATCCGTTGTTCACATCCGGTCGCCCAATGCACGATTTCGATCACACCCAGCGCTTCCTGTTCGACGACTCCGATGTCCGCGGCGAACTGGTCGGTCTGGGTCAGAGCTACCAGCATGTGCTGGCCAAGCACGACTATCCGCAACCGGTCGCGCAATTGCTCGGCGAGTTGCTCGCCGCGGCCTCGCTGCTGATCGGCACCCTCAAGTTCGACGGCCTGCTGGTGCTGCAGGCGCGCTCCGCCGGCGCGGTGCCGCTGCTGATGGTCGAGTGCTCCAGCGACGGCGAGTTGCGCGGCATCGCCCGCTACCACGCCGAGCAGATCGGCGCCGATGCCGGGTTGGTCGAGCTGATGCCCGAAGGCGTGCTGGCGATGACCATCGAGCCGAAGCAGGGCCAGCGTTACCAAGGCATCGTCGACCTGGACGGCGCCACCCTGGCCGAGTGCCTGACCAACTACTTCGCCACCTCGGAGCAGCTGCCCACGCGCTTCTGGCTGTGCGCCGACGGCCAGCGCGCCCGCGGCCTGCTGCTGCAGCAGCTGCCGGCCGACCGCCTCAAGGAGGCCGAGGCCCGTGCCGCCAGTTGGCAGCACCTGGCGACCCTGGCCGATACCCTGAGCGCCGAAGAGTTGCTCGGCCTGGACAATGAGACCCTGCTGCACCGCCTCTATCACCAGGAGGAGCTGCGCCTGTTCGAGCCGCGCCCGCTGTGTTTCCGTTGCAGCTGTTCGCGCGAGCGTTCGGCCAGGGCCCTGGTCAGCCTGGGGCCGGCCGATGCCGAGCTGCTGCTCGACGAGCACGGTGGCCAGGTGGTGATCGACTGCCAGTTCTGCAACCAACGCTATGCCTTCGACGCCGCCGACGTCGCCCAGCTGTTCGCCGGCGGCGGCAGCGAGGCGCCCTCAGACACGCGCCACTGAGGCGATAGCGGGCGGCTATCGATCCGCTGGGCGGATCGGGTGCTGCCAAGGGAGGTGCTTTCTGGCATACTCCCGCGACTTTTTTATCGCTGTAGTAGTGCTCAGGCCTTAACTACAAAACGTTTGGAAGACTCGGCCGCTCGGCCGACGGGGACTCACATGACGCAAGCCAACACCGCCGTGTACACCGACATCAGCGCCGCCCAACTGGTCGAAGAAGCCCTCCGTCGCGGCGAAGGTGAACTGGCCGCCAACGGCTCGCTGGTGGTGCGCACCGGCCAGCGTACCGGCCGCTCGCCGGCCGACCGCTTCATCGTCCAGGAACCGAGCACCGAGGCGAAGATCGCCTGGGGGCCGATCAACCGCCCGTTCCCGGCGGACAAGTTCGATGCCCTGTGGGACCGCGTGCAGGCCTTCTCCGATGCCCAGAACAGCTTCGTCTCCCACGTCCATGTAGGCTCGTCCGAGGCCCACTACCTGCCGGTCAAGATGACCACCGCCACCGCCTGGCAGAACCTGTTCGGCCGTTGCCTGTTCATCAACCCGGAAACCTACAACCCGGCCGCCAAGGCCGAGTGGCAGATCCTCAACGTCGCCAACTTCGAGTGCGTGCCCGAGCGTGACGGCACCAACTCCGACGGCTGTGTGATCATCAACTTTGCCGCCCGCAAGGTGCTGATCGCCGGCATGCGCTACGCCGGCGAGATGAAGAAGGCCATGTTCAGCGTGCAGAACTTCCTGCTGCCGGAGGCCGACGTGCTGCCGATGCACTGCGCCGCCAACATCGGCGAGGACGGCGACGTGACCCTGTTCTTCGGCCTGTCCGGCACCGGCAAGACCACCCTGTCGGCCGACGAGTCGCGCTACCTG contains the following coding sequences:
- the rimB gene encoding retropepsin-like aspartic endopeptidase RimB gives rise to the protein MKTFDQLSVIGLREWINLPDLGMVGLRAKIDTGASTSCLHASDIQPFERDGADWVRFTAHIGTLVQRRHRCEAPLVAVKRIKSSTGHVQSRYTIRTSLILGDRSWPVEFTLTCRKTMRYRVLLGSKALVDGQLVVNPALTYVQDKPSLLDLPGAP
- a CDS encoding RNA-binding S4 domain-containing protein; translated protein: MSEKDDGKVRLDKWLWAARFYKTRALAKAAIEGGKVHCRGERCKPSKEPKVGDELVIRAGFDERTVVIQALSAVRRGAPQAQELYRETAESIVRREQAAAQRKAGALGVQTDGRPTKKQRRQLQQFHGGQGD
- a CDS encoding phosphatase PAP2 family protein, with translation MDKDIRIQAAWRWPALLGLNLLAAVVLASWLLPPSRALWDGAGLWLFQCLNGSLGHNPLWDGFWAVTSTRLSDALVGVLMLGLMLHSRWVFRVSELRPALFTFLGLLLTLLVIRVLFNKLVGILDWQHASPSTLVPGTYHLSAAFPELERLFELKDRSSRSFPGDHASVLLLWALFMGLFSRGWKLALNLGLALLFVLPRLVAGAHWLVDVTVGGVFIALLAFAWGYCTPLAGHIANGLARLCRPLWAPLQRLPLINRLRVISPS
- the hslO gene encoding Hsp33 family molecular chaperone HslO; this encodes MHDFDHTQRFLFDDSDVRGELVGLGQSYQHVLAKHDYPQPVAQLLGELLAAASLLIGTLKFDGLLVLQARSAGAVPLLMVECSSDGELRGIARYHAEQIGADAGLVELMPEGVLAMTIEPKQGQRYQGIVDLDGATLAECLTNYFATSEQLPTRFWLCADGQRARGLLLQQLPADRLKEAEARAASWQHLATLADTLSAEELLGLDNETLLHRLYHQEELRLFEPRPLCFRCSCSRERSARALVSLGPADAELLLDEHGGQVVIDCQFCNQRYAFDAADVAQLFAGGGSEAPSDTRH